In Vitis vinifera cultivar Pinot Noir 40024 chromosome 17, ASM3070453v1, one genomic interval encodes:
- the LOC100250968 gene encoding SWI/SNF complex component SNF12 homolog: MAMSANHNKTPGKSVGLGSVSSGNVGQTMPLNHQPHLLSQSQPQTLGGTHFPGHFQLSEPQAQALAQTQYAQAHAQAQAQAAHAQFQAQLQAQAQSLAQLHSAGTSNLGVSSPSVSTPGTGSAKRGSQKPPSRPHGSANATNPASPFKTMELTPAARRKKPKLPEKQIPDKIAALVPESAIYTQLVELEARVDAALARKKTDIQESLKNPHRVQKTLRIYVFNTFANQTRMNPEKTNAEPPSWTLKIIGRILEDGVDPVLAGTSDKLSSSYPKFSSFFKKMTIYLDQGLYPDNHVILWENARSPTLHEGFEVQRKGDKEFNAIIRLEMNYVPEKFKLSTALSEVLGLEVDTRPRIVAAIWHYVKSRKLQNPNDPSFFVCDPPLRKVFGEEKIKFAMVPQKISHHLSPPQPIHLEHKVKLSGNSPAGTTCYDVLVDVPLPLEKEMSAFLANTERHKEIDAYDETICASIKKIQEHNRRRAFFLGFSHSPAEFINALITSQSRDLKLVAGDASRNAEKERRADFYNQPWVDDAVIRYLNRKPAPGMEAHE, translated from the exons ATGGCAATGTCGGCGAATCACAATAAAACCCCCGGAAAGAGTGTTGGATTGGGATCAGTTAGCAGTGGAAATGTGGGGCAAACAATGCCTCTGAACCACCAACCCCATCTTCTCTCTCAGTCACAACCTCAAACACTTGGTGGGACTCACTTTCCTGGTCATTTTCAGTTGTCTGAGCCACAGGCACAGGCTTTAGCACAAACCCAGTATGCGCAAGCACATGCGCAAGCGCAGGCTCAAGCGGCTCATGCCCAATTCCAAGCTCAGTTGCAGGCTCAAGCTCAGTCCCTTGCCCAGTTGCATAGCGCTGGGACTAGTAATTTGGGCGTTTCCTCGCCCTCTGTTTCGACCCCAGGTACGGGGAGTGCCAAGCGGGGTAGTCAGAAACCACCTTCACGGCCTCATGGTTCGGCCAATGCTACTAATCCAGCTTCTCCATTTAAGACCATGGAGCTGACCCCTGCAGCCCGGAGGAAGAAGCCAAAGCTTCCAGAAAAGCAAATACCTGATAAAATTGCTGCCCTAGTGCCGGAGTCTGCTATTTATACACAGTTGGTTGAATTGGAGGCCCGGGTGGATGCTGCTCTTGCAAGAAAGAAGACTGATATCCAAGAGTCCCTCAAAAACCCTCATCGTGTTCAGAAAACACTTCggatttatgttttcaatactTTTGCAAATCAGACAAGAATGAACCCGGAGAAAACAAACGCAGAGCCTCCTTCATGGACACTTAAGATAATTGGGAGGATCTTGGAAGATGGGGTAGACCCTGTCCTTGCGGGAACTAGTGATAAATTGAGCTCTTCATacccaaaattttcatctttctttAAGAAAATGACTATTTACTTGGACCAGGGTCTTTATCCGGATAACCATGTAATTTTATGGGAGAATGCTCGGTCTCCTACACTTCATGAGGGCTTTGAAGTGCAAAGGAAGGGGGATAAAGAATTCAACGCAATAATAAGATTAGAAATGAATTATGTACCTGaaaaatttaaactttcaaCAGCCCTGTCGGAAGTTCTTGGACTTGAGGTAGATACACGCCCAAGGATTGTAGCTGCAATCTGGCACTATGTGAAGAGTAGGAAGTTACAGAACCCGAATGACCCCTCATTCTTTGTGTGTGATCCACCTCTTCGTAAAGTATTTGgggaagagaaaataaaatttgccaTGGTTCCACAAAAGATATCACATCATTTGTCTCCCCCACAACCTATACATTTGGAGCATAAGGTCAAGCTTTCAGGGAATAGTCCAGCTGGAACTACGTGTTATGATGTGTTGGTTGATGTACCTCTTCCATTAGAGAAGGAAATGTCTGCTTTCTTGGCAAACACTGAGAGGCATAAAGAGATTGATGCCTATGATGAAACAATTTGCGCTTCTATAAAGAAGATTCAAGAGCACAATCGAAGGCGGGCTTTCTTCCTTGGTTTCAGTCACTCTCCAGCAGAGTTTATTAATGCTTTGATAACTTCTCAAAGCAGGGATCTAAAACTTGTTGCAGGAGATGCAAGTCGTAATGCTGAAAAGGAGCGGCGAGCTGACTTCTATAACCAACCTTG GGTTGATGATGCTGTTATCCGCTACTTGAACCGCAAGCCTGCTCCCGGAATGGAAGCACATGAATAG
- the LOC100245827 gene encoding cytochrome P450 94B3 gives MAMWVFDDLVEGLFLVLLFLFLTITFSVGFEHAFKKKACRFGPPSYPFIGCLVSFYQNRRRLLEWYTDLLSESPSQTIVVHRLGARRTVVTANAANVEYVLKTNFSNFPKGKPFTEILGDLLGFGIFNVDGDLWSSQRKLASHEFSTKSLREFVMRILEEEVEGRLLPLLESAMEKNEVLDLQDVLRRFAFETVCKVSLGVDPCCLDLSRPVPPLVRAFDRASEICAMRGMAPVYAVWKMKRAFNVGSERKLKESVQLVHSSVREIIQNKKRKLEEDRAEGDGGDLLTSLLSAGHGEEVVRDMVISFIMAGRDTTSAAMTWLFWLLSQHPPIESAIVAHVDSLYRNPLDFETLKEMNFVKACLCESMRLYPPVVWDSKHAAADDTLPDGTALREGDRVTYFPYGMGRMEHLWGKDRFEFRPDRWLEEPEADGGGPLKAVSPYKFPVFQAGPRVCLGKEMAFIQMKYVVASILRRFEIRPAGSNRPVFVPLLTAHMAGGFKVVVRKRSGGNEP, from the coding sequence ATGGCCATGTGGGTTTTTGATGATCTTGTCGAAGGTCTCTTTCTAGTTCTTCTGTTTCTGTTTCTTACGATTACATTTTCTGTTGGGTTTGAGCATGCTTTCAAGAAAAAAGCATGCCGTTTTGGTCCTCCATCGTACCCGTTCATTGGATGTCTGGTTTCATTCTACCAGAACCGCCGCCGGCTGCTGGAGTGGTACACTGATCTTTTATCGGAGTCTCCGAGCCAGACCATCGTGGTGCACCGGCTGGGTGCGCGGCGGACGGTCGTGACGGCGAACGCTGCCAATGTGGAGTACGTGCTGAAGACGAACTTCAGCAACTTCCCCAAGGGGAAGCCCTTCACTGAGATTCTTGGAGACCTTCTTGGCTTCGGGATATTCAACGTTGACGGCGACCTGTGGAGCTCGCAGAGGAAGCTCGCCAGCCATGAGTTCAGCACCAAGTCTCTGCGAGAGTTCGTGATGAGAATCCTTGAAGAAGAAGTGGAGGGGAGGCTACTTCCGTTGTTAGAATCCGCAATGGAGAAAAATGAAGTTTTGGATTTGCAGGACGTGTTGAGGAGATTCGCTTTCGAAACTGTTTGCAAAGTCTCTCTCGGCGTCGACCCCTGTTGCCTGGACCTTTCCCGTCCGGTGCCGCCCCTGGTTCGGGCCTTCGACCGTGCGTCGGAGATTTGCGCCATGAGAGGGATGGCGCCCGTGTACGCCGTGTGGAAGATGAAGCGAGCGTTTAATGTCGGCTCCGAGAGGAAGCTCAAGGAATCCGTACAACTGGTTCATTCTTCGGTGAGAGAAATTATTCAGAACAAGAAGAGGAAGCTGGAAGAGGACCGCGCCGAAGGAGACGGCGGCGACCTTCTGACGAGTCTGCTGTCGGCGGGTCACGGCGAGGAGGTGGTGAGGGATATGGTGATAAGCTTCATAATGGCCGGAAGGGACACAACGTCGGCAGCGATGACGTGGCTCTTCTGGTTACTCTCCCAGCATCCACCCATCGAATCCGCCATTGTCGCACATGTAGACTCACTCTACAGAAACCCACTCGATTTCGAAACTCTGAAAGAGATGAATTTCGTGAAAGCGTGCTTGTGCGAGTCCATGAGGCTGTACCCGCCGGTAGTATGGGACTCCAAGCACGCCGCTGCCGACGATACCCTGCCGGACGGCACCGCTCTCCGGGAGGGCGACAGGGTGACTTACTTCCCATATGGAATGGGGAGAATGGAGCATCTGTGGGGAAAAGACCGGTTCGAGTTCAGACCGGACCGGTGGTTAGAAGAACCGGAGGCGGACGGCGGCGGGCCTCTGAAGGCGGTGAGTCCCTACAAGTTCCCTGTTTTTCAGGCTGGTCCGAGGGTGTGCTTGGGGAAAGAGATGGCGTTCATTCAGATGAAGTACGTGGTGGCTTCCATTTTGAGAAGGTTCGAGATCAGGCCGGCCGGGTCGAACCGGCCGGTTTTCGTTCCCCTCCTGACGGCTCACATGGCCGGCGGTTTCAAAGTGGTGGTCCGGAAAAGAAGTGGCGGAAATGAGCCGTAA
- the LOC100252524 gene encoding elongation factor 1-delta encodes MAVTFYGVNSGSGLKKLDEYLLTRSYISGYQASKDDITVHAALSKAPSSEYVNVSRWYNHIESLLRISGVSGEGCGVTIEGFAPVDAVATPPAEDTKATAAEDDDDDDVDLFGEETEEEKKAAEARAAAVKASGKKKESGKSSVLLDVKPWDDETDMKKLEEAVRSIKMEGLLWGASKLVPVGYGIKKLQIMLTIVDDLVSVDDLIEEQLTVEPTNEYVQSCDIVAFNKI; translated from the exons ATGGCTGTGACATTCTATGGTGTCAACTCAGGCTCTGGCCTCAAGAAGCTTGATGAGTACCTCCTGACTAGGAGTTACATCAGTGG GTACCAAGCTTCAAAGGATGATATCACTGTTCATGCAGCTCTTTCAAAGGCTCCATCATCTGAATACGTGAATGTCTCTAGGTGGTACAACCACATAGAGTCACTTTTGAGGATTTC TGGTGTATCCGGGGAAGGTTGCGGTGTCACTATTGAGGGATTTGCTCCTGTTGATGCAGTTGCAACTCCTCCTGCTGAAGACACTAAG GCCACAGCTGccgaggatgatgatgatgatgatgtggATCTGTTTGGTGAAGAAactgaagaagaaaagaaggcTGCTGAAGCACGAGCGGCAGCTGTCAAGGCTTCTGGAAAGAAGAAAGAGT CTGGCAAGTCTTCAGTTTTGTTGGATGTGAAACCATGGGATGATGAGACTGACATGAAAAAGCTTGAGGAAGCAGTACGTAGCATTAAAATGGAAGGGTTGTTATGGGGAGCAT CCAAACTTGTACCAGTTGGATATGGTATAAAGAAATTGCAGATTATGCTTACCATTGTGGACGACTTGGTTTCTGTGGACGACCTTATTGAGGAACAGTTGACTGTTGAACCCACGAATGAGTATGTCCAGAGCTGTGACATTGTAGCCTTCAACAAGATAT AA
- the LOC100247416 gene encoding UPF0235 protein At5g63440 — MPKRTTHTYSSEDAAPDGPESDLFVYYCKHCGSHVLITDTQLQKVPKRKTDRSYVLDKTKHLARLNINEAGKVLLKRGEGKLEKQFRMNCMGCGLFVCYRSEEDLESATFIYVVDGALSTVAAETNPQDAPVPPCISQLEGGLVQVAIEVEDRAQRSAITRVNADDVRVTVAAPAARGEANNELLEFMGKVLGLRLSQMTLQRGWNNKSKLLVVEDLSARQVYEKLLEAVQP, encoded by the exons ATGCCAAAGAGAACTACGCACACCTACTCGAGCGAAGACGCCGCCCCAGATGGCCCTGAGTCCGATCTCTTCGTCTACTATTGCAAGCACTGTGGATCTCATGTCCTCATCACTG atacCCAATTGCAGAAAGTGCCTAAGAGGAAAACTGACAGATCTTATGTGTTGGACAAAACGAAGCATCTTGCAAGGCTAAATATCAATGAAGCAGGAAAAGTTCTTTTAAAACG TGGTGAAGGGAAGTTGGAAAAGCAATTCCGTATGAACTGCATGGGTTGTGGACTGTTTGTTTGCTACCGCTCTGAGGAAGATTTGGAAAGTGCTACTTTCATTTATGTTGTTGATGGTGCGCTTAGTACAGTTGCTGCTGAAACCAACCCACAg GATGCTCCTGTGCCTCCTTGCATATCACAGTTAGAAGGGGGGCTTGTCCAAGTGGCAATAGAGGTGGAAGACCGTGCACAACGCTCTGCAATTAcaa GGGTGAATGCAGATGATGTTCGAGTGACTGTAGCTGCGCCTGCAGCCCGTGGGGAAGCTAACAATGAACTTTTGGAATTCATGGGCAAA GTACTGGGTCTAAGACTGAGCCAGATGACTCTTCAGAGGGGGTGGAATAACAAGTCGAAGCTCCTAGTG GTGGAGGACTTATCTGCAAGGCAGGTGTATGAGAAACTTTTGGAGGCTGTACAACCTTGA
- the LOC100242281 gene encoding LOW QUALITY PROTEIN: large ribosomal subunit protein uL22y (The sequence of the model RefSeq protein was modified relative to this genomic sequence to represent the inferred CDS: deleted 1 base in 1 codon): MVKYSREPDNPTKSCKARGSDLRVHFKNTRETAHAIRKLRLTKAKRYLEDVLAHKQAIPFQRFCRGVGRTAQAKNRHSNGQGRWPVKSAKFILDLLKNAESNADLKGLDVDSLYVSHIQVNQAQKQRRRTYRAHGRINPYMSSPCHIELILSEKEEPVQKEPDTQLAPRKTKKTQALRVVHPLEQHGGRL, from the exons ATG GTGAAGTATTCGAGAGAACCAGACAATCCTACCAAGT CCTGCAAAGCCAGGGGTTCCGATCTTAGAGTCCATTTCAAG AACACTCGTGAGACCGCCCATGCTATCCGTAAGTTGCGTTTGACCAAGGCTAAAAGGTATTTGGAGGATGTTCTTGCCCACAAACAAGCCATTCCATTCCAACGCTTCTGCCGTGGAGTTGGGCGCACTGCTCAGGCAAAGAACCGCCATTCTAATGGACAAGGACGCTGGCCTGTCAAATCTGCAAAATTTATTCTGGATTTACTCAAGAATGCTGAGAGCAATGCAGAT TTGAAAGGCTTGGATGTGGATTCTCTTTACGTATCTCACATCCAGGTAAACCAAGCTCAGAAGCAAAGGCGCCGCACATACCGTGCTCATGGAAGAATTAACC CTTACATGTCATCTCCCTGCCATATTGAGTTGATTTTGTCTGAAAAAGAAGAGCCTGTTCAAAAGGAG CCTGACACTCAGTTGGCTCCTAGGAAAACAAAGAAGACTCAAGCTCTACGG GTGGTGCATCCTCTTGAACAACATGGTGGTAGGCTGTGA